A stretch of the Caldanaerobius fijiensis DSM 17918 genome encodes the following:
- a CDS encoding cation diffusion facilitator family transporter codes for MAHHHEHEQINGKNLIITMLLNFIITIAEFAGGLLSGSLSLMSDALHNFSDGMSVIISYLALKISKRENTQRMTFGYKRAEILAALFNSSVLVIISVYLFKEAYFKLIKSEPINGRLMIIIAIIGLVANALSVSLLKEGADKNLNVKSAYMHLLSDTLSSMGVVVGGIMISAYRIYWIDPLLTVLIGIYIIKESFEIINEAVSILMQAAPRDINIEDIQKKIEGLPEVKNIHHVHIWKTNDDDVHFECHVNVKEDLTLSQSKSVRNQIEEILKELFHIHHVTLQMEYECCEDVGLIKNEKD; via the coding sequence ATGGCTCATCATCACGAGCATGAACAAATAAACGGGAAAAATCTCATTATTACGATGCTTTTAAATTTTATCATCACCATAGCGGAATTTGCAGGAGGTCTCCTGTCAGGTAGCCTTTCATTGATGTCTGATGCTCTTCACAACTTCAGCGATGGTATGTCGGTTATAATAAGTTATTTAGCATTGAAAATATCAAAAAGGGAAAATACTCAGCGCATGACCTTTGGATACAAAAGAGCAGAGATACTGGCGGCATTGTTTAATTCTTCGGTACTGGTGATCATCTCGGTTTATCTCTTTAAAGAAGCTTACTTTAAATTGATAAAGTCGGAACCCATAAACGGCAGATTGATGATAATAATCGCAATTATAGGCCTTGTCGCTAATGCACTATCGGTGTCGCTTTTAAAGGAGGGCGCTGACAAGAATTTAAACGTAAAATCGGCGTATATGCATTTGTTGTCTGATACACTGTCCTCTATGGGAGTTGTTGTAGGTGGCATAATGATATCCGCATACAGGATTTACTGGATTGATCCACTGCTTACGGTTCTAATCGGCATTTATATTATAAAAGAGAGTTTTGAAATAATAAATGAGGCTGTGAGCATTTTGATGCAGGCGGCTCCCAGGGACATCAATATTGAAGATATCCAGAAGAAAATAGAGGGGTTGCCTGAGGTAAAGAATATACATCATGTCCATATATGGAAGACCAATGACGATGATGTACATTTTGAATGCCATGTAAATGTGAAAGAGGACCTGACATTAAGCCAGTCAAAATCCGTAAGAAATCAGATAGAGGAAATCTTGAAAGAACTTTTTCACATACACCATGTGACTCTTCAAATGGAATACGAGTGCTGCGAAGATGTAGGCCTTATA